The following coding sequences lie in one Phalacrocorax aristotelis chromosome 4, bGulAri2.1, whole genome shotgun sequence genomic window:
- the KCTD8 gene encoding BTB/POZ domain-containing protein KCTD8 isoform X3 yields the protein MALKEAGGSILPISDMVSGPSGSPFPEVVELNVGGQVYVTRHSTLLSVPDSTLATMFSPCRGGPAAARQLPRDSRARFFIDRDGFLFRYVLDYLRDKQLALPEHFPEKERLLREAEYFQLGDLVKLLSPKVTKQSSLNDEGCQSDLEDSNSQGSSDRLQRAALDKRSGFLTVGYRGSYTTVRDNQADAKFRRVARIMVCGRIALAKEVFGETLNESRDPDRPPEKYTSRFYLKFTYLEQAFDRLSEAGFHMVACNSTGTAAFINQYRDDKIWSSYTEYIFFSDICMNLWCLFSTRSHSTPRLHWLLWNLS from the exons ATGGCTTTGAAGGAGGCGGGCGGCAGCATCCTGCCCATCAGCGACATGGTGTCGGGGCCGTCGGGCTCGCCGTTCCCCGAGGTGGTGGAGCTGAACGTGGGGGGCCAGGTGTACGTGACGAGGCACTCCACGCTGCTCAGCGTCCCGGACAGCACGCTGGCCACCATGTTCTCCCCGTGCCGgggcggcccggcggcggcccgCCAGCTGCCCAGGGACAGCCGGGCGCGCTTCTTCATCGACCGCGACGGCTTCCTCTTCAGGTACGTGCTGGATTACCTGCGGGACAAGCAGCTGGCGCTGCCCGAGCACTTCCCCGAGAAGGAGCGGCTCCTGCGGGAGGCCGAGTACTTCCAGCTGGGCGACCTGGTGAAGCTGCTGTCGCCCAAGGTCACCAAGCAGAGCTCGCTCAACGACGAGGGCTGCCAGAGCGACCTGGAGGACAGCAACTCGCAGGGCAGCAGCGACCGGCTGCAGCGGGCGGCGCTGGACAAGCGCTCGGGCTTCCTCACCGTGGGCTACCGCGGCTCCTACACCACGGTGCGGGACAACCAGGCGGACGCCAAGTTCCGCCGCGTCGCCCGCATCATGGTGTGCGGCAGGATCGCCCTGGCCAAGGAGGTCTTCGGAGAGACCCTCAACGAGAGCCGCGACCCCGACCGCCCCCCCGAGAAGTACACCTCCCGCTTCTACCTCAAATTCACCTACCTGGAGCAAGCCTTCGACCGGCTCTCCGAGGCGGGCTTCCACATGGTGGCTTGCAACTCCACCGGCACCGCCGCCTTCATCAACCAGTACAGGGACGACAAGATCTGGAGCAGCTACACCGAGTACATCTTCTTCA GTGACATTTGCATGAATTTATGGTGTTTATTTTCCACTAGAAGTCATAGCACTCCGAGATTACATTGGTTGCTGTGGAACCTGTCATAA
- the KCTD8 gene encoding BTB/POZ domain-containing protein KCTD8 isoform X2 produces the protein MALKEAGGSILPISDMVSGPSGSPFPEVVELNVGGQVYVTRHSTLLSVPDSTLATMFSPCRGGPAAARQLPRDSRARFFIDRDGFLFRYVLDYLRDKQLALPEHFPEKERLLREAEYFQLGDLVKLLSPKVTKQSSLNDEGCQSDLEDSNSQGSSDRLQRAALDKRSGFLTVGYRGSYTTVRDNQADAKFRRVARIMVCGRIALAKEVFGETLNESRDPDRPPEKYTSRFYLKFTYLEQAFDRLSEAGFHMVACNSTGTAAFINQYRDDKIWSSYTEYIFFTSALRLGTVSLWERAAKAQPTSRGARESLAPRQGEKSWKKGNKPLGASTQLLSKSARWLWVASKVSGHLRIGKSSDDE, from the exons ATGGCTTTGAAGGAGGCGGGCGGCAGCATCCTGCCCATCAGCGACATGGTGTCGGGGCCGTCGGGCTCGCCGTTCCCCGAGGTGGTGGAGCTGAACGTGGGGGGCCAGGTGTACGTGACGAGGCACTCCACGCTGCTCAGCGTCCCGGACAGCACGCTGGCCACCATGTTCTCCCCGTGCCGgggcggcccggcggcggcccgCCAGCTGCCCAGGGACAGCCGGGCGCGCTTCTTCATCGACCGCGACGGCTTCCTCTTCAGGTACGTGCTGGATTACCTGCGGGACAAGCAGCTGGCGCTGCCCGAGCACTTCCCCGAGAAGGAGCGGCTCCTGCGGGAGGCCGAGTACTTCCAGCTGGGCGACCTGGTGAAGCTGCTGTCGCCCAAGGTCACCAAGCAGAGCTCGCTCAACGACGAGGGCTGCCAGAGCGACCTGGAGGACAGCAACTCGCAGGGCAGCAGCGACCGGCTGCAGCGGGCGGCGCTGGACAAGCGCTCGGGCTTCCTCACCGTGGGCTACCGCGGCTCCTACACCACGGTGCGGGACAACCAGGCGGACGCCAAGTTCCGCCGCGTCGCCCGCATCATGGTGTGCGGCAGGATCGCCCTGGCCAAGGAGGTCTTCGGAGAGACCCTCAACGAGAGCCGCGACCCCGACCGCCCCCCCGAGAAGTACACCTCCCGCTTCTACCTCAAATTCACCTACCTGGAGCAAGCCTTCGACCGGCTCTCCGAGGCGGGCTTCCACATGGTGGCTTGCAACTCCACCGGCACCGCCGCCTTCATCAACCAGTACAGGGACGACAAGATCTGGAGCAGCTACACCGAGTACATCTTCTTCA CGAGCGCACTGCGCCTGGGCACGGTCTCCCTGTGGGAAAGGGCAGCGAAAGCACAGCCAACTTCCCGAGGAGCAAGAGAGAGTCTGGCTCCaaggcagggggaaaaaagctggaaaaaaggaaataaaccaCTCGGAGCCAGTACGCAGCTCCTAAGCAAGTCCGCTCGTTGGCTGTGGGTAGCCTCAAAGGTTTCAGGTCACTTGCGAATAGGAAAATCGAGCGATGACGAATGA
- the KCTD8 gene encoding BTB/POZ domain-containing protein KCTD8 isoform X4 — MALKEAGGSILPISDMVSGPSGSPFPEVVELNVGGQVYVTRHSTLLSVPDSTLATMFSPCRGGPAAARQLPRDSRARFFIDRDGFLFRYVLDYLRDKQLALPEHFPEKERLLREAEYFQLGDLVKLLSPKVTKQSSLNDEGCQSDLEDSNSQGSSDRLQRAALDKRSGFLTVGYRGSYTTVRDNQADAKFRRVARIMVCGRIALAKEVFGETLNESRDPDRPPEKYTSRFYLKFTYLEQAFDRLSEAGFHMVACNSTGTAAFINQYRDDKIWSSYTEYIFFRILQS; from the coding sequence ATGGCTTTGAAGGAGGCGGGCGGCAGCATCCTGCCCATCAGCGACATGGTGTCGGGGCCGTCGGGCTCGCCGTTCCCCGAGGTGGTGGAGCTGAACGTGGGGGGCCAGGTGTACGTGACGAGGCACTCCACGCTGCTCAGCGTCCCGGACAGCACGCTGGCCACCATGTTCTCCCCGTGCCGgggcggcccggcggcggcccgCCAGCTGCCCAGGGACAGCCGGGCGCGCTTCTTCATCGACCGCGACGGCTTCCTCTTCAGGTACGTGCTGGATTACCTGCGGGACAAGCAGCTGGCGCTGCCCGAGCACTTCCCCGAGAAGGAGCGGCTCCTGCGGGAGGCCGAGTACTTCCAGCTGGGCGACCTGGTGAAGCTGCTGTCGCCCAAGGTCACCAAGCAGAGCTCGCTCAACGACGAGGGCTGCCAGAGCGACCTGGAGGACAGCAACTCGCAGGGCAGCAGCGACCGGCTGCAGCGGGCGGCGCTGGACAAGCGCTCGGGCTTCCTCACCGTGGGCTACCGCGGCTCCTACACCACGGTGCGGGACAACCAGGCGGACGCCAAGTTCCGCCGCGTCGCCCGCATCATGGTGTGCGGCAGGATCGCCCTGGCCAAGGAGGTCTTCGGAGAGACCCTCAACGAGAGCCGCGACCCCGACCGCCCCCCCGAGAAGTACACCTCCCGCTTCTACCTCAAATTCACCTACCTGGAGCAAGCCTTCGACCGGCTCTCCGAGGCGGGCTTCCACATGGTGGCTTGCAACTCCACCGGCACCGCCGCCTTCATCAACCAGTACAGGGACGACAAGATCTGGAGCAGCTACACCGAGTACATCTTCTTCA